In the Carboxydothermus hydrogenoformans Z-2901 genome, one interval contains:
- a CDS encoding indolepyruvate oxidoreductase subunit beta, with amino-acid sequence MDKNILLAGVGGQGTILASKIIAGVAEKAGLDVKVAEVHGMAQRGGAVVTYLRFGKKVNSPLIAHREADFLLAFEKLEALRWLSYLKPEGLALVNDMEIYPLPVLTGKASYPDFRERAQGVNFNLIPAREIAKSRNNPRGINMVLLGFLAKRLTFPKEAWLQEIQKRSGKFSEANIACFQAGFTYGA; translated from the coding sequence TTGGATAAAAATATTTTACTGGCCGGAGTTGGCGGGCAGGGGACTATTCTGGCAAGTAAAATTATTGCCGGGGTAGCGGAAAAGGCTGGACTTGATGTTAAAGTAGCCGAAGTCCACGGGATGGCCCAGCGGGGAGGAGCGGTGGTCACGTATCTTCGCTTTGGCAAGAAGGTAAATTCCCCGTTAATTGCTCATAGAGAAGCGGACTTTCTTTTGGCGTTTGAAAAGTTAGAGGCACTAAGATGGCTTTCTTACTTAAAGCCGGAAGGCCTGGCGTTGGTCAACGACATGGAAATTTATCCTCTGCCGGTACTGACCGGTAAAGCTTCTTATCCGGATTTTCGGGAAAGGGCTCAAGGAGTAAATTTTAACTTGATTCCTGCCCGGGAAATTGCGAAGTCACGTAACAATCCCCGGGGAATTAACATGGTTCTTTTAGGATTTTTAGCAAAGAGGCTTACTTTTCCTAAAGAAGCCTGGCTTCAGGAAATCCAAAAGCGCTCTGGAAAGTTTTCGGAAGCTAATATTGCCTGTTTTCAAGCAGGATTTACTTATGGAGCATAG
- a CDS encoding DUF1934 domain-containing protein: MKKEVLITIRGSQRNEWGEEDTIELTTLGYLYKKPDCYYLVYHESEVSGMEGTTTTIKIEPSRVTLNRMGKNEQKSVFEQGVFHECMYITPFGMMSLAVHPSEVFIDLTEMGGTIKLLYELNLERQKVSDNFLSIEVKEA; encoded by the coding sequence GTGAAAAAGGAAGTTTTAATTACCATTAGGGGAAGCCAGAGAAATGAGTGGGGGGAAGAAGACACCATTGAGCTTACGACCTTGGGGTATCTTTACAAAAAACCCGACTGCTACTATTTGGTGTACCATGAGTCGGAGGTTTCCGGGATGGAAGGCACTACCACCACCATTAAAATAGAACCATCCCGGGTTACCTTAAACCGAATGGGGAAAAATGAACAGAAGTCGGTGTTTGAGCAGGGTGTTTTCCACGAGTGCATGTATATTACTCCCTTTGGCATGATGAGTTTGGCGGTCCATCCTTCGGAAGTATTTATAGACTTGACAGAAATGGGTGGGACGATTAAGCTTTTATATGAATTAAATTTAGAGCGGCAAAAGGTTTCCGACAACTTTTTGTCCATCGAGGTCAAGGAGGCTTGA
- the argS gene encoding arginine--tRNA ligase, with protein sequence MEYLLQRITGEIAGSLRRAAVKAGYLDAEDELAFELEKPKEKAHGDLATNLAMLLTKKARKNPREIAATLLEYLEIPAVVERVEIAGPGFINFYFKKDWVVAVIPEILSFGEKYGRLAIGAGKRVQVEFVSANPTGLLHMGNGRGAALGDILANILTEAGYEVSREYYINDAGNQIENFNKSVEARYLELLGYKVEFPEEGYHGEDIIDTARNIVARFGDRFIHLPEKERQEALGKIALEEKLQSIKKSLENFGVKYDVWFSERSLHESGEVEKTVKLLLERGYLYEKDGALWFAASKLGEEKDEVLVRKNGVPTYYAADIAYHKNKFDRGFDLVINIWGADHHGHVSRMKTALKALGYDPERLIVILMQLVRLFQGGELVRMSKRTGQYITLDELVEEVGVDAARYFFVMRSHDAHLDFDLDLAKEKSNENPVYYIQYAHARIMSLYRQCNEQGVTLPPVEDVDLAILSSEAELNLLRHLAEFPVEIEKCATALAPHHLARYLHELAGYFHTFYNSCRVLGVEENLSKARLLLVEATRIVLRKGLKMLGVSAPEKM encoded by the coding sequence GTGGAGTATCTTTTACAGAGAATTACGGGGGAGATTGCCGGCAGCTTAAGAAGAGCAGCAGTAAAGGCGGGATATTTGGATGCCGAGGACGAGTTAGCCTTTGAACTGGAAAAACCCAAGGAAAAAGCCCACGGTGATTTAGCCACTAACTTAGCAATGCTTCTTACCAAAAAGGCGCGGAAAAATCCGCGGGAAATCGCAGCGACCTTGCTAGAATACTTAGAGATTCCTGCGGTAGTGGAACGGGTGGAGATTGCCGGTCCGGGATTTATAAACTTTTACTTTAAAAAAGATTGGGTCGTTGCCGTAATTCCGGAAATTTTAAGCTTTGGGGAGAAATACGGACGCTTGGCTATAGGAGCGGGGAAGAGAGTTCAGGTAGAGTTTGTTTCGGCTAATCCCACAGGCCTTCTTCATATGGGTAACGGCCGGGGAGCTGCTCTGGGGGATATCCTTGCCAATATTTTAACGGAAGCGGGTTATGAAGTATCGAGGGAGTATTACATTAACGATGCGGGCAATCAAATTGAAAACTTTAACAAATCGGTGGAGGCCCGGTATTTAGAGCTATTAGGGTATAAGGTGGAATTTCCCGAAGAAGGATACCACGGAGAAGATATTATTGATACAGCGCGCAATATCGTTGCCCGGTTTGGGGACCGTTTTATTCATCTTCCCGAAAAAGAAAGGCAGGAAGCTTTGGGGAAGATTGCTCTGGAAGAAAAGTTACAGTCCATAAAGAAATCTTTGGAAAATTTCGGGGTAAAGTATGATGTCTGGTTTTCCGAAAGATCGCTCCATGAATCCGGCGAAGTAGAAAAAACTGTAAAACTTTTACTGGAGCGGGGTTATTTGTACGAAAAGGATGGAGCTCTCTGGTTTGCTGCTTCGAAATTAGGCGAAGAAAAAGATGAAGTGCTGGTCAGAAAAAATGGTGTGCCGACGTATTATGCGGCGGATATTGCTTACCACAAAAATAAGTTTGACCGGGGCTTTGATCTGGTAATTAACATCTGGGGGGCTGACCATCACGGCCATGTAAGCCGGATGAAAACTGCCCTTAAAGCGTTAGGCTATGATCCGGAACGGCTTATTGTTATCTTAATGCAGTTAGTCCGACTCTTCCAGGGCGGGGAACTGGTGCGGATGTCCAAAAGAACCGGGCAATACATTACGTTAGATGAGCTGGTGGAAGAAGTGGGGGTTGATGCTGCGCGCTACTTCTTTGTCATGCGCAGCCACGATGCCCACCTGGATTTTGACCTGGATTTGGCCAAAGAGAAATCCAACGAAAACCCGGTTTACTATATTCAATATGCCCATGCCCGGATAATGAGTCTTTACCGGCAGTGTAACGAGCAGGGAGTTACTTTACCTCCGGTGGAGGATGTGGATTTAGCAATTCTAAGTAGTGAGGCGGAATTAAACCTTTTACGCCATCTGGCCGAGTTTCCGGTGGAAATAGAAAAATGTGCTACTGCCTTAGCTCCTCATCACCTGGCAAGATACCTCCATGAATTAGCGGGGTATTTCCACACCTTTTACAATAGCTGCCGGGTTTTAGGGGTAGAGGAAAACTTAAGTAAAGCCCGGTTGCTGTTAGTTGAAGCAACCCGGATCGTGCTTAGAAAAGGATTAAAAATGCTGGGCGTTTCAGCTCCGGAGAAAATGTAA
- a CDS encoding CTP synthase, which translates to MTKFIFVTGGVVSSLGKGITAASLGRLLKSRGLKVAIQKFDPYINVDPGTMSPYQHGEVFVTDDGAETDLDLGHYERFIDINLTKNSNVTTGKVYWAVISKERRGDYLGGTVQVIPHITNEIKERILRVAKESNPDVVITEIGGTVGDIESLPFLEAIRQLKNDVGKDNVLYIHVTLVPTLRVTGELKTKPTQHSVKELRSIGIQPDIIVARSEQPLSREITEKIALFCDIDKNAVIQAVDASNIYEVPLKLKEEGLDDIVIKKLGLTCGEPDLSEWEQIVERYKNPKFEVTIGIVGKYVSLPDAYLSVAEALRHAGIYHETRVNIRWIDSEMLEKEPVEKYLSNLDGILVPGGFGDRGVEGKIKAIQYARENKVPYLGLCLGMQTAVIEFARNVAGLKDANSSEFKPDGPHSVIDLLPEQKEVEQLGGTMRLGLYPCKLVPGTKAHAAYGEEIIYERHRHRYEFNNEYRELLTGLGLVISGTSPDGRLVEIIELSDHPWFVATQFHPEFKSRPNRPHPLFREFIGASLKTNKLF; encoded by the coding sequence ATGACGAAGTTTATTTTTGTGACCGGAGGAGTAGTTTCGTCACTGGGCAAAGGAATCACCGCAGCATCTTTAGGACGGCTTTTAAAAAGTCGCGGACTTAAAGTAGCAATTCAAAAATTTGACCCGTACATTAACGTTGACCCTGGTACCATGAGTCCGTATCAGCATGGAGAAGTGTTTGTTACCGACGATGGAGCGGAAACCGACCTTGACCTTGGCCATTACGAACGGTTTATCGATATTAATTTAACCAAGAACTCCAACGTCACTACCGGTAAAGTTTACTGGGCGGTAATTAGCAAGGAACGGCGCGGGGATTATCTCGGTGGTACCGTTCAGGTTATCCCGCACATTACCAATGAAATTAAAGAAAGGATATTGAGGGTAGCTAAAGAAAGCAATCCCGATGTGGTGATAACCGAAATTGGCGGTACGGTTGGGGATATTGAATCCCTGCCTTTTTTAGAGGCAATAAGACAGCTAAAAAACGATGTGGGAAAAGACAATGTCCTGTACATTCACGTTACTCTGGTTCCTACTTTAAGGGTAACCGGCGAACTTAAGACCAAACCAACCCAGCACAGCGTCAAGGAATTGCGGAGCATCGGTATTCAACCGGATATAATTGTAGCCCGCTCGGAGCAGCCTTTATCCAGGGAAATCACCGAAAAAATTGCTCTCTTCTGTGATATTGATAAAAATGCCGTAATTCAGGCGGTGGATGCATCTAACATTTACGAGGTTCCTTTAAAGCTAAAAGAAGAAGGTTTGGATGATATTGTTATTAAAAAGTTAGGGCTTACCTGCGGAGAGCCGGATTTGTCGGAATGGGAACAAATCGTCGAGCGGTATAAAAACCCCAAATTTGAAGTAACTATTGGTATAGTTGGGAAGTACGTATCCCTTCCCGATGCTTATTTAAGTGTGGCCGAAGCTTTACGCCACGCCGGGATTTATCATGAAACCCGGGTTAACATCCGCTGGATTGATTCGGAAATGCTGGAAAAAGAGCCGGTGGAAAAATATTTAAGTAACCTTGATGGAATATTGGTTCCCGGAGGCTTTGGCGACCGGGGAGTTGAAGGGAAAATCAAGGCCATTCAGTATGCCCGGGAAAACAAAGTGCCTTATTTGGGCCTGTGTCTTGGCATGCAGACTGCCGTAATTGAGTTTGCCCGAAATGTGGCAGGCCTTAAGGATGCCAATAGCTCTGAATTCAAACCGGATGGTCCCCATTCGGTAATTGACCTTTTGCCGGAACAAAAAGAAGTGGAACAGTTAGGAGGCACCATGCGTTTGGGATTATATCCGTGTAAGCTTGTTCCGGGGACAAAAGCTCATGCTGCTTACGGAGAAGAAATTATTTACGAACGCCACCGGCACCGGTATGAGTTTAACAATGAGTACCGGGAATTATTAACCGGTTTAGGTCTGGTAATAAGTGGTACTTCTCCCGACGGCCGGCTGGTGGAAATAATAGAACTTTCGGACCATCCGTGGTTTGTGGCGACCCAGTTTCACCCCGAATTTAAATCAAGACCCAATAGACCCCATCCGCTTTTCCGGGAGTTTATCGGGGCGAGTTTAAAAACCAATAAATTGTTTTAG
- a CDS encoding response regulator has protein sequence MTKPSILIVDDQPGIIKLLKDALELRGYVVYTAGNTGTAKALVLEKKPLLLILDVNLGGENSFVLARQIKDILPEGKIIFITAYQEEEILRQIRELGGEVLVKPFSLEELYRKVQAVVSSDGRWEILSNCDTRNF, from the coding sequence TTGACAAAACCCTCTATTTTAATCGTAGATGATCAGCCGGGTATCATAAAACTTTTAAAAGATGCGTTAGAGTTAAGAGGTTATGTGGTTTATACGGCAGGGAACACCGGTACTGCTAAAGCTTTGGTTTTGGAGAAAAAACCCCTGCTTTTAATTTTAGATGTAAATCTTGGTGGAGAGAATAGCTTTGTCCTGGCAAGACAGATAAAAGATATCCTGCCGGAAGGGAAAATTATCTTTATTACGGCTTACCAGGAAGAGGAGATTTTAAGGCAAATTCGGGAATTAGGAGGAGAAGTCTTAGTTAAACCTTTTTCTTTAGAAGAGTTATACCGAAAGGTGCAGGCGGTAGTTAGTAGTGATGGACGATGGGAGATATTGTCTAATTGTGACACAAGGAATTTTTAA
- a CDS encoding class II fructose-1,6-bisphosphate aldolase codes for MALVTVAELLTKAYREGYAVGAFNCNNMEIVQAIVAAAEAENSPVIIQASQGAIKYAGIDYIAALSHQAAKNAKVPVALHLDHGTSLEQVMACIRHGFTSVMIDGSKYPFAENVAITKKVVELAHAVGVSVEAELGKIGGTEDDISVDERDAFFTDPEEAREFVAQTGVDSLAVAIGTAHGRYKGVPKLDFERLAKIRELVHIPLVLHGSSGVPDEDIKKAISLGVAKVNIDTNIREAFVGKMREVLEKNPDEIDPRKILGPAREAAIEIIREKIRVFGSSNKA; via the coding sequence TTGGCTTTAGTTACGGTTGCGGAACTTTTAACCAAAGCTTACCGGGAAGGGTATGCGGTTGGTGCTTTTAACTGCAACAATATGGAAATTGTGCAAGCGATCGTAGCTGCTGCGGAAGCGGAAAACAGCCCTGTTATTATTCAGGCCAGTCAGGGAGCTATAAAATATGCGGGTATTGATTATATTGCCGCTTTAAGCCATCAGGCGGCCAAAAATGCCAAAGTACCGGTGGCCCTTCATTTAGACCATGGAACCAGTTTAGAACAGGTTATGGCCTGCATCCGGCACGGGTTTACTTCGGTGATGATTGACGGCTCCAAGTATCCTTTTGCGGAAAACGTGGCCATTACCAAGAAAGTAGTGGAGCTGGCCCATGCGGTAGGAGTTTCGGTAGAGGCGGAGCTTGGTAAAATTGGCGGGACCGAGGACGATATTTCGGTGGACGAGCGGGACGCTTTCTTTACCGACCCGGAGGAAGCCCGGGAGTTTGTTGCGCAGACTGGAGTGGATTCTTTGGCGGTAGCTATTGGTACCGCCCATGGCCGCTATAAGGGAGTGCCAAAACTTGATTTTGAAAGATTGGCAAAAATCCGGGAACTTGTACATATTCCTTTGGTGCTTCACGGTTCGTCCGGTGTCCCCGATGAGGATATCAAAAAAGCCATTTCCCTGGGTGTGGCCAAAGTAAATATCGATACCAACATCCGGGAGGCGTTTGTGGGAAAGATGCGGGAAGTTTTAGAGAAAAATCCCGATGAGATTGACCCGCGGAAAATCTTAGGTCCGGCAAGAGAAGCAGCTATTGAAATTATCCGGGAGAAAATCAGGGTATTTGGTTCTTCCAATAAAGCCTAA
- the fsa gene encoding fructose-6-phosphate aldolase — MEIFLDTANIEEIKKGASLGIISGVTTNPSLIAREGRDLKEVVMEIVSLIDGPISAEVISLDYEGMVREAEELSKLHPNITIKIPMTWDGIRAVKTLSSMGIKTNVTLVFSANQALLAALAGATFVSPFVGRLDDTGHDGVYLIEEIKTIYENYNFKTKIIAASIRHPLHVTQVAKAGADIATVPFKVLTQMFAHPQTKEGIEKFLADWQAMKR; from the coding sequence ATGGAAATTTTCTTAGACACCGCCAATATTGAGGAGATAAAAAAGGGAGCAAGTCTGGGAATTATCTCCGGAGTTACTACCAACCCTTCCTTAATTGCCAGGGAAGGCAGGGACTTAAAAGAAGTAGTAATGGAAATCGTAAGCCTTATTGATGGACCGATTTCCGCCGAGGTTATTAGCCTTGATTATGAAGGGATGGTCAGGGAGGCGGAGGAGTTATCAAAACTTCATCCCAATATTACCATAAAAATTCCCATGACCTGGGATGGTATCCGGGCGGTAAAAACCCTTTCCTCAATGGGGATAAAAACTAATGTAACTTTGGTTTTTTCGGCAAACCAGGCCCTGCTTGCGGCCTTAGCCGGAGCTACTTTTGTCAGCCCCTTTGTGGGAAGGCTTGATGATACCGGGCATGACGGCGTTTATTTAATTGAAGAGATTAAAACTATTTATGAAAATTATAACTTTAAGACCAAAATCATAGCGGCAAGTATCCGGCATCCGTTGCACGTGACCCAGGTGGCTAAAGCCGGGGCGGATATTGCAACGGTACCCTTTAAAGTTTTAACCCAAATGTTTGCCCACCCTCAAACCAAGGAAGGTATTGAAAAATTTTTAGCCGACTGGCAAGCTATGAAAAGATAA
- the rho gene encoding transcription termination factor Rho, whose amino-acid sequence MLTKEQLEQKTIKELYALARELELPGYYRLKKQELVFELAKVFAQKAKEQEQKESLLTASGVLEVLPDGYGFLRPFKFLPSQDDIYVSPSQIRKFDLRTGDQVFGVIRPPKENERYFALLRVEKVNGKEPETSPERLHFDALTPLYPQDRLYLETAPDEVSARLIDLIAPIGKGQRGLIVAPPKAGKTVLLKQIANSLIKNYPDLYLIVLLIDERPEEVTDIERSVKGEVVSSTFDEHPENHVKVAEMVLERAKRLVEHKYDVVILLDSITRLARAYNLVIPPSGRTLSGGVDPAALYKPKWFFGAARNIEEGGSLTILATALVETGSRMDDVIFEEFKGTGNMELILDRKLAERRIFPAVDVQRSGTRKEELLFTPEELEFAWKLRNELSNLTSQDAAEYLINLIKKTKSNEELIERYLRKSRS is encoded by the coding sequence TTGCTTACCAAGGAACAGCTGGAACAAAAGACCATAAAGGAGCTTTATGCCCTTGCCCGGGAACTGGAATTGCCCGGTTATTACCGTTTGAAGAAGCAGGAGTTAGTGTTTGAATTAGCAAAAGTTTTTGCCCAAAAAGCCAAAGAGCAGGAACAAAAGGAAAGTTTATTGACGGCTTCCGGGGTACTGGAAGTTTTACCCGATGGCTACGGGTTTTTGCGCCCCTTCAAGTTTTTGCCCAGCCAGGACGATATTTACGTTTCACCATCGCAAATAAGAAAATTTGACTTAAGAACCGGCGACCAGGTGTTTGGGGTAATAAGACCTCCCAAGGAAAACGAACGGTATTTTGCCCTGCTGCGGGTGGAGAAGGTAAACGGTAAGGAGCCCGAAACTTCCCCCGAAAGGCTCCACTTTGATGCGTTAACTCCCCTGTATCCCCAGGATCGGCTGTATTTGGAGACAGCGCCCGATGAGGTATCGGCCCGGCTGATTGATTTGATTGCGCCGATAGGCAAAGGACAGAGGGGGTTAATCGTTGCTCCACCCAAAGCCGGAAAAACAGTTTTGTTAAAGCAGATTGCCAACAGTTTAATTAAAAATTATCCCGATCTTTACCTTATTGTCCTTCTAATTGATGAACGGCCGGAAGAGGTTACCGATATTGAACGGTCGGTCAAAGGGGAAGTGGTAAGTTCAACTTTTGATGAGCATCCGGAAAACCACGTTAAGGTAGCGGAAATGGTTCTGGAGCGGGCCAAGAGGCTTGTGGAACATAAATACGATGTGGTTATCTTATTGGACAGTATCACGCGGTTAGCCCGGGCCTATAACCTGGTTATTCCGCCCAGCGGCCGGACGCTATCCGGAGGGGTGGACCCGGCGGCCCTTTATAAACCCAAGTGGTTTTTTGGGGCTGCCCGGAATATTGAAGAAGGGGGAAGCCTGACCATACTGGCGACGGCCCTGGTGGAAACGGGTAGCCGGATGGATGATGTTATTTTTGAAGAGTTTAAAGGTACCGGTAATATGGAACTAATTTTAGATAGAAAATTAGCAGAAAGGCGAATTTTCCCGGCGGTGGACGTTCAGCGCTCCGGCACCAGAAAAGAAGAGCTTTTGTTTACTCCGGAAGAGTTGGAGTTTGCCTGGAAGCTTCGAAATGAACTTTCAAACCTTACTTCCCAGGATGCAGCGGAATACTTAATTAATCTTATTAAAAAGACCAAGAGCAATGAAGAACTAATCGAACGCTATTTAAGGAAGAGTAGGTCATGA
- a CDS encoding radical SAM protein yields MRIVVARENGEFFDYPLQPAGRTGNFFTPIEKSELIKLPRGATLVLIPGSKALGFDKKGELRKTEYLAVAALLPQGYTRLFLPAYIKENAERLPLFGYTAVVAYRGELYAAAAKTDDEFRWAPENYDLPELNAKIKEAKALFPENRLVRHLENCAVNYRCFTAQNLFYRRWEGGIPVSPACNARCLGCISLQPADCCPSPQERIKFVPSIDEVASLMTYHLTGAGREGIVSFGQGCEGEPSLQAGLIARAIMETRREVKSGTININTNGGNFPGLKEIIDAGVDSLRVSIISAREEIYESYYQPVNYNLEQVKRTIKYAKEKDKFVALNYLVFPGLSDTEEEYDALKYLLRECRPDMVQFRNLNIDPDYLGTGIVFPSKPFGLQNLILRLKADFPGLILGNYSRPVNREENTT; encoded by the coding sequence ATGAGAATAGTAGTTGCCCGGGAAAATGGCGAGTTTTTTGATTATCCCCTGCAGCCTGCCGGGCGCACGGGGAATTTCTTTACCCCCATTGAAAAGTCGGAATTAATTAAGCTTCCCCGGGGGGCAACGTTAGTTTTAATACCGGGAAGTAAAGCCCTGGGATTTGACAAAAAGGGGGAACTCCGAAAAACCGAATACTTAGCGGTGGCTGCTCTCCTGCCCCAGGGGTATACCCGGCTATTTCTTCCGGCCTATATTAAAGAAAACGCTGAACGGTTGCCCCTTTTTGGTTATACCGCGGTGGTGGCGTATCGTGGAGAGCTTTATGCGGCAGCGGCAAAAACCGATGACGAATTCCGCTGGGCACCGGAAAATTATGATTTACCTGAGTTAAACGCTAAAATAAAAGAGGCAAAAGCCCTTTTTCCCGAAAACCGGTTAGTACGTCATCTGGAAAACTGTGCTGTAAATTACCGCTGCTTTACCGCCCAGAACCTTTTTTACCGCCGCTGGGAAGGCGGGATTCCGGTATCGCCCGCCTGTAATGCCCGCTGCCTGGGGTGTATTAGCCTGCAGCCAGCCGATTGCTGCCCCTCTCCTCAGGAGCGAATTAAATTTGTACCTTCAATAGATGAAGTAGCTTCCCTGATGACCTATCACCTCACGGGAGCCGGAAGGGAAGGCATTGTAAGTTTTGGGCAGGGATGTGAAGGGGAACCGTCGTTGCAGGCTGGCCTGATAGCCAGAGCAATTATGGAGACAAGGCGAGAAGTTAAAAGCGGAACCATTAATATCAATACTAACGGCGGGAATTTTCCGGGTTTAAAGGAAATTATCGATGCCGGCGTTGATAGCCTGCGGGTAAGTATCATTAGTGCCCGGGAAGAAATTTATGAAAGCTATTACCAGCCGGTAAACTATAACCTGGAGCAGGTGAAAAGAACCATCAAATATGCTAAAGAAAAAGACAAGTTTGTAGCGTTGAACTACCTGGTGTTTCCGGGACTTTCTGATACTGAAGAAGAGTATGATGCTCTGAAATATCTACTCCGGGAGTGCCGACCGGATATGGTACAGTTTAGAAATTTAAACATCGACCCGGATTATTTGGGAACTGGTATAGTTTTTCCTTCTAAACCTTTTGGACTGCAAAACCTGATTTTGCGGCTTAAAGCTGATTTTCCCGGGCTTATCCTGGGGAATTACTCCCGTCCCGTAAATAGGGAAGAAAACACTACCTAA
- a CDS encoding AzlD domain-containing protein: MKIENILLILLMAVVTYLTRVSFLVLFTNKNLPTIIQRALKYIPVAILATLIFPGIFAPQGKLDVSFTNPYIGASLITVASLLIGKNAILSIVLGITSLVILRHLL, encoded by the coding sequence ATGAAAATAGAGAACATACTTTTGATTTTACTAATGGCAGTGGTAACCTATTTAACAAGAGTAAGTTTTCTCGTACTTTTTACCAATAAAAACCTCCCCACGATTATCCAGCGGGCTTTAAAATATATCCCGGTAGCCATTCTGGCAACTTTAATTTTTCCGGGTATCTTTGCCCCTCAGGGAAAATTGGATGTAAGTTTCACCAATCCTTATATCGGTGCCAGCTTAATTACCGTTGCTTCCTTATTGATAGGTAAAAATGCAATTTTAAGTATTGTCCTTGGTATCACCTCGCTGGTAATATTAAGACATTTGTTGTAA
- a CDS encoding AzlC family ABC transporter permease yields MKSPVDLKAFLLGLKKTTPFMLGLIPFGLAYGIMATQAKLSLGETLLMSLLVFAGSAQFMAVGMIKEGVGIGFIVLSTLLINLRHLLMGLSLAPFLNKLNAKWLYLLAFGLTDEVYGTTIGHYQQEGSYKGNPYFMLGSEAGIYFSWLISSLAGALLGTLIKDPLSWGLDFAMPATFLSIVIGQIKSWQILIVFLIAGILAIAGYLLIPGKWYIILATGTATVLGTILELLTEKRSTAP; encoded by the coding sequence ATGAAATCCCCGGTGGACTTAAAAGCCTTCTTGCTCGGTCTTAAAAAAACCACCCCTTTTATGTTAGGTCTCATACCCTTTGGTTTAGCCTACGGGATAATGGCTACGCAAGCAAAACTATCCCTGGGGGAAACCCTCCTGATGTCTCTTTTGGTTTTTGCCGGTTCCGCTCAATTTATGGCCGTTGGTATGATTAAAGAGGGGGTTGGAATTGGTTTTATCGTCCTTTCAACTTTACTGATTAATTTAAGACATCTGCTCATGGGCCTGTCTTTAGCGCCCTTTTTAAATAAATTGAATGCCAAATGGCTTTACCTGCTTGCCTTCGGTTTAACCGACGAAGTTTACGGAACTACCATCGGTCACTACCAACAGGAAGGTAGTTATAAAGGTAACCCCTATTTTATGTTAGGTTCCGAAGCGGGTATTTATTTTTCCTGGCTAATTAGTTCTCTTGCCGGCGCCTTACTGGGAACTTTAATTAAAGACCCTTTGTCCTGGGGCCTGGATTTTGCTATGCCCGCTACTTTTTTAAGTATTGTTATCGGACAAATTAAGTCGTGGCAAATTTTAATAGTTTTCTTAATTGCCGGAATCTTGGCAATAGCCGGATACCTTTTAATCCCCGGCAAATGGTACATTATTTTAGCAACAGGAACTGCCACGGTATTGGGAACTATCCTGGAATTATTAACAGAAAAAAGGAGTACCGCCCCATGA